A window of Pedococcus aerophilus contains these coding sequences:
- a CDS encoding xanthine dehydrogenase family protein subunit M: MIPAQFDYLAPTSIADALSALAEAGDDAKVMGGGQSLLPILRMRLNAPDKVIDLGRIEELRGIRDEGDHVVIGAMTTYADVLASDLVRQHAGVLADAIEEVADPQIRHRGTVGGALVHADPAGDVGAPALALDTEFVITGPGGDRTVAAGDFFVDLFETAVGEGELLTSIRIPKHTGWGSRYEKFVRVAHQWSIVAVAATVRVEGGTIAEARIGLTNMGSTPLRATAVERALVGKAATDDAVREACAAAADGTNPPSDLNGDADYRKHLATVLTRRAVLAAAGG; the protein is encoded by the coding sequence GTGATCCCCGCACAGTTCGACTACCTCGCGCCCACCTCGATCGCCGACGCGCTCAGCGCGCTGGCCGAGGCCGGGGACGACGCCAAGGTGATGGGCGGCGGGCAGAGCCTGCTTCCCATCCTGCGGATGCGACTCAACGCCCCGGACAAGGTCATCGACCTCGGCCGGATCGAGGAGCTGCGCGGCATCCGCGACGAGGGTGACCACGTCGTCATCGGCGCCATGACCACGTATGCCGACGTGCTGGCGAGCGACCTCGTCCGCCAGCACGCGGGCGTGCTGGCCGATGCGATCGAGGAGGTGGCTGATCCCCAGATCCGCCACCGCGGCACGGTGGGTGGGGCCCTGGTCCACGCCGACCCGGCCGGCGACGTGGGTGCTCCGGCGCTCGCGCTCGACACCGAGTTCGTCATCACCGGCCCCGGCGGGGACCGGACCGTCGCGGCGGGCGACTTCTTCGTCGACCTCTTCGAGACGGCGGTGGGCGAGGGCGAGCTGCTCACCTCCATCCGCATCCCGAAGCACACCGGGTGGGGGAGCCGCTACGAGAAGTTCGTGCGGGTCGCCCACCAGTGGTCGATCGTCGCGGTCGCGGCGACCGTCCGCGTGGAGGGCGGCACCATCGCCGAGGCCCGGATCGGGTTGACCAACATGGGATCCACGCCGCTGCGGGCGACCGCCGTGGAGCGGGCCCTGGTCGGCAAGGCGGCGACCGACGACGCGGTCCGCGAGGCCTGCGCGGCCGCTGCCGACGGCACCAACCCGCCGTCGGACCTCAACGGCGACGCCGACTACCGCAAGCACCTCGCCACCGTCCTCACCCGGCGTGCGGTCCTCGCCGCGGCAGGCGGGTGA
- a CDS encoding FAS1-like dehydratase domain-containing protein, protein MAVNADFVGRSYPPSGPYAVTAEGLAAFAAAVGSTDPVHTSSEAARAAGYADVIAPPTFAVTIAQQCDAVFVQDPEAGIDYSRVVHGEQRFVHHRPITAGDEVLGTLTVDSVRAAGGHSMVTTRTELTTADGEALCTSTSTIVIRGGE, encoded by the coding sequence ATGGCCGTGAACGCAGACTTCGTGGGGCGCAGCTACCCGCCCAGTGGCCCGTATGCCGTGACGGCAGAGGGCCTCGCGGCCTTCGCCGCCGCCGTGGGCTCGACCGATCCGGTGCACACCTCGAGCGAGGCGGCGCGAGCCGCCGGGTACGCCGACGTGATCGCGCCGCCGACGTTCGCCGTGACGATCGCGCAGCAGTGCGACGCGGTGTTCGTGCAGGACCCGGAGGCCGGCATCGACTACAGCCGGGTGGTCCACGGCGAGCAGCGCTTCGTCCACCACCGCCCCATCACCGCGGGGGACGAGGTGCTCGGCACCCTGACGGTCGACTCCGTCCGCGCCGCCGGTGGCCACTCGATGGTCACCACCCGCACCGAGCTCACCACGGCCGACGGCGAGGCGCTGTGCACCTCGACGTCCACCATCGTCATCCGGGGAGGGGAGTGA
- a CDS encoding vWA domain-containing protein, with product MSASEAPTAPWHAPDAVLLGFARALRASGVAVTADRERTYLEAVAAVGLLDPSGVYWAGRATLCSSPADLERYDQVYAAWFGLERAGTRPRQEASPTLTMAPLEGDQGSGETREQEEDAVRAQASATEVLRHRDIASLGSAERARLAALFAQLRPRAPRRPAHRATPSSRGAVDARRTLRDQLRRMGEPGPIAWQRRGTRPRRVVLLVDVSGSMSPYADALLRLSHTYAATGLPVEVFTLGTRLTHITRPLRQRDPERALVACGNAVPDWSGGTRLAQGLKVFLDRWGRRGMARGAVVVVFSDGWEREAPEALGEQMRRLRALAHRVVWVNPHRGKAGYEPVQQGIVAALPHIDDFVAGHSMAAFEELVEVVARA from the coding sequence ATGAGCGCGTCCGAGGCCCCCACCGCGCCGTGGCACGCCCCTGACGCGGTGCTGCTCGGGTTCGCCCGGGCGCTGCGGGCCTCGGGCGTGGCCGTCACCGCCGACCGCGAGCGCACCTACCTCGAGGCGGTCGCCGCGGTCGGGCTGCTGGACCCCTCCGGCGTCTACTGGGCGGGGCGGGCGACGCTGTGCTCCTCACCAGCCGACCTCGAGCGCTACGACCAGGTGTATGCCGCGTGGTTCGGCCTCGAGCGCGCCGGCACCCGCCCGCGCCAGGAGGCGTCCCCCACGCTGACCATGGCTCCCCTCGAGGGTGACCAGGGTTCGGGCGAGACCCGGGAGCAGGAGGAGGACGCCGTCCGCGCGCAGGCCAGTGCGACCGAGGTGCTGCGGCACCGCGACATCGCGAGCCTCGGCAGCGCCGAACGCGCCCGGCTCGCCGCCCTGTTCGCGCAGCTGCGACCCCGGGCCCCGCGCCGACCGGCGCACCGGGCCACACCGTCCTCCCGGGGGGCCGTCGACGCGCGCCGCACCCTCCGCGACCAGCTCCGCCGCATGGGGGAGCCGGGACCCATCGCCTGGCAGCGCCGGGGCACGCGTCCGCGCCGGGTCGTCCTGCTGGTCGACGTCTCCGGCTCCATGAGCCCCTACGCCGACGCGCTGCTGCGCCTCTCGCACACCTACGCCGCGACCGGCCTGCCCGTCGAGGTCTTCACCCTGGGCACCCGCCTCACCCACATCACGCGACCGCTGCGCCAGCGCGACCCCGAGCGGGCCCTGGTGGCCTGCGGCAACGCCGTCCCCGACTGGTCCGGCGGCACCCGCCTGGCCCAGGGCCTCAAGGTCTTCCTCGACCGGTGGGGCCGTCGGGGGATGGCCCGTGGCGCCGTGGTCGTGGTGTTCAGCGACGGCTGGGAGCGGGAGGCGCCGGAGGCGCTGGGGGAGCAGATGCGGCGTCTGCGGGCCCTCGCCCACCGGGTCGTGTGGGTCAACCCCCACCGGGGCAAGGCGGGGTACGAGCCGGTGCAGCAGGGGATCGTCGCCGCCCTGCCCCACATCGACGACTTCGTCGCCGGGCACTCGATGGCGGCCTTCGAGGAGCTCGTGGAGGTGGTGGCCCGTGCGTGA
- a CDS encoding (2Fe-2S)-binding protein — protein MTRINVTVDGVGYEDEVEPRTLLVHYLRESLGKTGTVIGCDTSNCGACTVHLDGRSVKSCNVLAVQADGHEVTTIEGLAQDGELHPMQKAFHNCHALQCGYCTPGMIMQAIDVLNENPDPSEEQIRVGLEGNLCRCTGYHNIVKAVQEAAGSGATAGAREGAQS, from the coding sequence ATGACCCGCATCAACGTCACGGTCGACGGAGTCGGCTACGAGGACGAGGTGGAGCCGCGCACGTTGCTGGTCCACTACCTCAGGGAGAGCCTGGGCAAGACCGGCACCGTCATCGGTTGCGACACGAGCAACTGCGGTGCGTGCACCGTCCACCTCGACGGCCGCAGCGTGAAGTCCTGCAACGTGCTCGCGGTCCAGGCCGACGGCCACGAGGTGACCACCATCGAAGGGCTCGCCCAGGACGGTGAGCTGCACCCGATGCAGAAGGCCTTCCACAACTGCCACGCCCTCCAGTGCGGCTACTGCACCCCCGGCATGATCATGCAGGCCATCGACGTGCTCAACGAGAACCCCGACCCCTCCGAGGAGCAGATCCGGGTGGGCCTCGAGGGCAACCTGTGCCGCTGCACCGGCTACCACAACATCGTCAAGGCGGTGCAGGAGGCCGCGGGCTCCGGCGCCACCGCTGGTGCACGGGAAGGAGCGCAGTCATGA
- a CDS encoding XdhC/CoxI family protein — protein sequence MREVMPELLRWWRAGATIGVSTVVATWRSAPRPAGASMLVGPGGEAVGSVSGGCVEGAVYELASGVVADGTPVLQRYGVSDDDAYSVGLTCGGILDVFVESVSQESFPELGEVADDVEAGRPVAVATVIEHPDPAWLGRRLVVRPEGSEAGDSGSLGSTRADDAVTDDVRGLLASGRTETLTYGPDGERRGEGLRVFVSSFAPRPRMLVFGAIDFAAAVAHQGSFLGYEVTVVDARPVFATTSRFPSADEVVVQWPHRYLEAERNAGRLDARTVICVLTHDPKFDVPVLEIALRLPEVAFIGAMGSRRTHEDRMARLREAGLTGAELDRLSSPIGLDLGARTPEETAVSIAAEIVALQWGGRGDRLAHREGPIHHHGTTPHESHGTAGATPTHAGGGAGT from the coding sequence GTGCGTGAGGTGATGCCGGAGCTGCTCCGGTGGTGGCGGGCCGGCGCCACGATCGGGGTCTCGACCGTGGTGGCGACCTGGCGCTCGGCGCCCCGGCCGGCCGGCGCCTCGATGCTCGTCGGCCCCGGCGGTGAGGCCGTCGGGTCGGTGTCGGGTGGCTGCGTCGAGGGCGCGGTCTACGAGCTCGCCTCGGGCGTCGTCGCCGACGGCACCCCGGTCCTGCAGCGTTACGGCGTCAGCGACGACGACGCCTACTCCGTCGGCCTGACCTGCGGCGGCATCCTCGACGTGTTCGTCGAGTCGGTGAGCCAGGAGTCGTTCCCCGAGCTCGGAGAGGTGGCCGACGACGTCGAGGCGGGTCGTCCGGTCGCCGTCGCCACCGTCATCGAGCACCCCGACCCCGCGTGGCTGGGCCGCCGCCTCGTCGTCCGGCCAGAGGGTTCCGAGGCGGGCGACTCGGGCTCGCTGGGCTCGACCCGCGCCGACGACGCCGTGACCGACGACGTCCGCGGGCTGCTCGCGTCGGGCCGGACCGAGACGCTCACCTACGGTCCCGACGGGGAGCGCCGCGGTGAGGGGCTGCGGGTCTTCGTCTCGTCGTTCGCCCCGCGACCCCGCATGCTCGTCTTCGGTGCCATCGACTTCGCGGCGGCCGTGGCCCACCAGGGCAGCTTCCTGGGCTACGAGGTCACCGTCGTCGACGCCCGGCCCGTCTTCGCCACCACCAGCCGCTTCCCGTCCGCCGACGAGGTCGTCGTGCAGTGGCCGCACCGCTACCTCGAGGCCGAGCGCAACGCGGGCCGCCTCGACGCGCGCACCGTGATCTGCGTGCTGACCCACGACCCGAAGTTCGACGTCCCCGTCCTCGAGATCGCCCTGCGCCTCCCCGAGGTGGCGTTCATCGGGGCGATGGGCTCGCGCCGTACGCACGAGGACCGGATGGCGCGGCTGCGCGAGGCCGGCCTCACCGGTGCGGAGCTGGACCGGCTGTCCAGCCCCATCGGGCTGGACCTCGGCGCGCGCACCCCGGAGGAGACGGCGGTGAGCATCGCGGCCGAGATCGTCGCCCTCCAGTGGGGCGGCCGCGGCGACCGGCTGGCCCACCGGGAGGGCCCCATCCACCACCACGGAACGACCCCGCACGAGTCCCACGGGACCGCCGGGGCCACCCCCACCCACGCAGGAGGTGGGGCCGGGACGTAG
- the rpmG gene encoding 50S ribosomal protein L33: MASKSADVRPKITLACVDCKERNYITKKNRRNNPDRLEMKKFCPRDKKHTVHRETR; the protein is encoded by the coding sequence GTGGCTAGCAAGAGCGCAGACGTCCGCCCCAAGATCACCTTGGCGTGCGTGGATTGCAAGGAGCGCAACTACATCACCAAGAAGAACCGTCGGAACAACCCCGACCGTCTCGAGATGAAGAAGTTCTGCCCCCGCGACAAGAAGCACACGGTCCACCGCGAGACCCGCTGA
- a CDS encoding MaoC family dehydratase, with amino-acid sequence MSVRTLADTSVGDTIEARTVTVGRDTLVAYANASGDQNPIHQDEAFATSVGLPDVIAHGMWTMGAAGSVVEEWAGDGGRVVEFGTRFTKPVVVPQDGGAIEVSGVVKSVDEDARRATVEVSVTSSGDKVLGRCLAVVQLD; translated from the coding sequence ATGAGCGTGCGCACCCTGGCCGACACCTCAGTCGGCGACACCATCGAGGCCCGCACCGTCACGGTCGGCCGCGACACTCTTGTCGCCTACGCGAACGCGTCGGGCGACCAGAACCCGATCCACCAGGACGAGGCCTTCGCCACCTCGGTGGGCCTGCCCGACGTGATCGCCCACGGCATGTGGACGATGGGTGCGGCCGGCTCGGTCGTCGAGGAGTGGGCCGGTGACGGGGGTCGGGTCGTCGAGTTCGGCACCCGCTTCACCAAGCCCGTCGTCGTGCCGCAGGACGGCGGCGCGATCGAGGTCTCCGGTGTCGTGAAGTCCGTCGACGAGGACGCCCGCCGCGCCACGGTCGAGGTGAGCGTCACCAGCAGTGGCGACAAGGTCCTCGGCCGCTGCCTGGCCGTCGTCCAGCTCGACTGA
- a CDS encoding acyl-CoA dehydrogenase family protein, whose translation MASTTRRPLDPMDLAGIDDLLSDEEKAVRSTVRTFLDQRVEPHVADWFERGEVDDIRGLTKELGSLGLLGMHLEGYGCAGMSAVDYGLACLELEATDSGVRSLVSVQGSLAMFAIHRWGSEEHKQQWLPAMATGEAIGCFGLTEPDHGSDPASMRTRARRDGDDWVLDGAKMWITNGSIADVAVVWAQAEEDDGTSAIRGFVVPTDSPGFSAPQIKHKMSLRASVTSELVLEGVRLPGDAVFPEVRGLKGPLSCLSEARYGIVWGSLGAARSSLDTARRYSIERHQFGRPLAGFQLTQQKLADMALELVKGQLLALHLGRRKDAGTLRPEQVSLGKLNNIREALDICRTSRTILGANGISLEYPVIRHMNNLESVLTYEGTVEMHTLVIGQAMTGEQAFR comes from the coding sequence ATGGCCTCCACGACCCGCCGCCCGCTCGACCCCATGGACCTCGCCGGCATCGACGACCTCCTCAGCGACGAGGAGAAGGCGGTCCGCAGCACGGTCCGGACGTTCCTCGACCAGCGGGTCGAGCCCCACGTCGCCGACTGGTTCGAGCGGGGTGAGGTCGACGACATCCGCGGCCTGACCAAGGAGCTCGGCTCCCTCGGCCTGCTGGGCATGCACCTGGAGGGGTACGGCTGCGCCGGGATGTCGGCGGTCGACTACGGCCTGGCCTGCCTCGAGCTCGAGGCCACCGACTCCGGCGTCCGCAGCCTCGTGTCGGTGCAGGGGTCGCTGGCGATGTTCGCGATCCACCGCTGGGGCAGCGAGGAGCACAAACAGCAGTGGCTGCCCGCGATGGCGACGGGCGAGGCGATCGGCTGCTTCGGCCTCACCGAGCCCGACCACGGCAGCGACCCCGCGTCGATGCGTACCCGCGCCCGCCGCGACGGCGACGACTGGGTCCTGGACGGGGCGAAGATGTGGATCACCAACGGCTCCATCGCCGATGTCGCCGTCGTCTGGGCCCAGGCCGAGGAGGACGACGGCACGAGCGCGATCCGGGGGTTCGTCGTCCCGACCGACAGCCCCGGCTTCTCTGCCCCGCAGATCAAGCACAAGATGAGCCTGCGGGCCTCGGTGACCAGCGAGCTCGTCCTCGAGGGGGTCCGCCTGCCGGGTGACGCGGTCTTCCCCGAGGTCCGTGGCCTCAAGGGTCCGCTGTCCTGCCTGTCGGAGGCGCGCTACGGCATCGTGTGGGGCTCGCTCGGCGCGGCCCGCTCCAGCCTCGACACCGCCCGCCGCTACTCGATCGAGCGCCACCAGTTCGGGCGCCCGCTCGCCGGCTTCCAGCTCACCCAGCAGAAGCTCGCCGACATGGCCCTCGAGCTGGTCAAGGGCCAGCTGCTCGCGCTGCACCTCGGACGCCGCAAGGACGCCGGCACGCTGCGCCCCGAGCAGGTCAGCCTCGGCAAGCTCAACAACATCCGCGAGGCGCTCGACATCTGCCGCACGTCGCGAACCATCCTCGGGGCCAACGGGATCAGCCTCGAGTACCCCGTCATCAGGCACATGAACAACCTCGAGTCCGTGCTCACCTACGAGGGCACCGTGGAGATGCACACCCTCGTCATCGGCCAGGCGATGACCGGGGAACAGGCCTTCCGGTAG
- the aroQ gene encoding type II 3-dehydroquinate dehydratase: MTGPSEPTVVVLNGPNLNLLGEREPDVYGHDTLADVEALCREVAAQAGLSVDFRQSNHEGVLIDAIHETRTSAAGFVVNAGALTHTSVALRDALATVTGPVIEVHLSNVHAREEFRHHSYLSAIASGVIVGCGPSGYAYAVTRIAELVQQRD; encoded by the coding sequence ATGACCGGCCCGAGCGAGCCCACCGTCGTCGTCCTCAACGGCCCCAACCTCAACCTGCTCGGCGAGCGGGAGCCGGATGTCTACGGCCACGACACCCTGGCCGACGTCGAGGCGCTGTGCCGCGAGGTCGCCGCCCAGGCCGGGCTGTCCGTCGACTTCCGGCAGAGCAACCACGAGGGCGTCCTCATCGACGCGATCCACGAGACCCGCACGTCGGCAGCCGGGTTCGTCGTCAACGCGGGTGCCCTGACCCACACCTCCGTCGCGCTGCGGGACGCGCTGGCCACGGTCACGGGACCGGTCATCGAAGTGCACCTGTCGAACGTCCACGCCCGCGAGGAGTTCAGGCACCACTCCTACCTGTCGGCGATCGCGTCCGGCGTCATCGTCGGCTGCGGCCCGAGCGGCTACGCGTACGCCGTGACCCGGATCGCCGAGCTGGTGCAGCAGCGCGACTGA
- a CDS encoding MoxR family ATPase produces the protein MEPREAFASAGELTRGLGDTGYLADASLATVAWLALRLQRPLLLEGEPGTGKTALAEALAETLDLPLIRLQCYEGIDATQALYDWDFPRQILHLRAVEAVASDQARDVAEVEDQLFDQRFLLARPVLRALQESPAVLLVDEIDRADDEFEAFLLEVLSTWQVTIPELGTVTAATPPVVILTSNRTRELHDALKRRCLYHWIDHPGLARELEIVRSRAPHVSESLAEQVVSAVQVLRQDHDLIKPPGVAETLDWARALHELGAPSLDLETASATLGVAVKYREDSERVRAALDRILTS, from the coding sequence ATGGAGCCACGGGAGGCCTTTGCGTCGGCCGGGGAGCTGACACGTGGCCTCGGGGACACCGGGTACCTCGCTGACGCATCCCTCGCCACGGTCGCGTGGCTCGCCCTGCGCCTGCAGCGCCCGCTGCTCCTCGAAGGGGAGCCCGGCACGGGGAAGACCGCTCTCGCGGAGGCGCTCGCCGAGACGCTCGACCTGCCCCTCATCCGGCTCCAGTGCTACGAGGGCATCGACGCGACGCAGGCCCTCTACGACTGGGACTTCCCCCGACAGATCCTGCACCTGCGCGCAGTCGAGGCGGTCGCCAGCGACCAGGCGCGCGACGTCGCGGAGGTCGAGGACCAACTGTTCGACCAGCGCTTCCTGCTCGCCCGACCCGTCCTGCGCGCGCTGCAAGAGTCGCCCGCGGTTCTCCTCGTCGACGAGATCGACCGCGCCGACGACGAGTTCGAGGCGTTCCTGCTCGAGGTGCTCTCGACCTGGCAGGTCACGATCCCCGAGCTCGGCACCGTCACCGCCGCCACGCCCCCGGTGGTCATCCTCACCTCCAACCGGACCCGTGAGCTGCACGACGCCCTCAAGCGCCGATGTCTCTACCACTGGATCGACCACCCGGGCCTCGCCCGGGAGCTGGAGATCGTCCGGTCCCGTGCCCCCCACGTCTCGGAGTCCCTTGCGGAGCAAGTGGTTTCGGCGGTCCAGGTACTCCGTCAGGACCACGACCTCATCAAGCCGCCCGGTGTCGCCGAGACCCTCGACTGGGCACGCGCCCTGCACGAGCTCGGAGCGCCCAGCCTCGACCTCGAGACAGCCTCCGCCACCCTCGGCGTCGCCGTGAAGTACCGCGAGGACTCCGAGCGGGTCCGCGCCGCCCTCGACCGGATCCTCACCTCATGA
- a CDS encoding SRPBCC family protein has protein sequence MELSHTFTVPASVDETWSTFMDLQEVGSCFPGAQVTEVTDAGFAGTVKVKLGPIALVYSGTGSFIERDDAAHRAVIEAKGKDKRGNGTAGATVTIQLTDAGDGNTRADVQTDLNVTGKPAQFGRGVMQDVSDKLLGQFVACIEGKVGTPAEPEVAAEPVVAPTASPNGSAPNGSAPTVAPGGSSPAPVPAAAAAARTPTPTREPEALDLGTAVLPVVLKSYAKQIAAGLVALVAGIGLVLRRRRKG, from the coding sequence GTGGAGCTGAGCCACACCTTCACGGTGCCCGCCTCGGTCGACGAGACGTGGTCCACCTTCATGGACCTCCAGGAGGTCGGGAGCTGCTTCCCGGGCGCGCAGGTGACCGAGGTGACCGACGCCGGGTTCGCCGGCACGGTCAAGGTCAAGCTCGGCCCGATCGCACTCGTGTACTCCGGCACGGGCTCGTTCATCGAGCGTGACGACGCGGCCCACCGCGCCGTCATCGAGGCAAAGGGCAAGGACAAGCGGGGCAACGGCACCGCCGGCGCCACCGTGACGATCCAGCTCACCGACGCCGGGGACGGCAACACCAGGGCCGACGTCCAGACCGACCTCAACGTCACCGGCAAGCCGGCGCAGTTCGGCCGGGGTGTCATGCAGGACGTGTCCGACAAGCTGCTCGGCCAGTTCGTCGCGTGCATCGAGGGCAAGGTCGGCACGCCGGCCGAACCCGAGGTGGCGGCAGAGCCGGTCGTGGCACCGACGGCGTCACCCAACGGGTCGGCGCCCAACGGCTCGGCGCCGACCGTGGCCCCCGGTGGGAGCAGCCCTGCCCCCGTGCCGGCGGCAGCAGCAGCGGCACGGACACCCACCCCCACCCGGGAGCCGGAGGCGCTCGACCTGGGCACCGCCGTCCTGCCGGTGGTGCTGAAGTCCTACGCCAAGCAGATCGCGGCCGGGCTGGTCGCCCTGGTCGCCGGGATCGGGCTGGTCCTGCGGCGGCGCCGCAAGGGCTGA
- a CDS encoding xanthine dehydrogenase family protein molybdopterin-binding subunit produces MTAVDDRPATEIGSSRKRKEDQRLITGRTKWTDNIQLQGMLHLAMVRSPFAHAKITAIDTSAAAAAPGVSAVMTGEDVKDIQGSLPNAWPITADQKAPPHPSIAVDRVAFAGEIVAVVVARSARAARDAAELVDVDYDELPAALDLKESAEDTVLAHPDLGTNKSAFWQFDSADAGTGTAVDDAIATARDGGIVIEREYRQQRLIPAFMEPRSFVCDPTGEQITIWSSTQVPHFVRIFTAATLGIPESKVRVIAPDVGGGFGGKLQYTPEEVIVTLAARKTGKPVKYTETRSESLLSAHHGRDQWQRLTLAATKDGTVTGLKVDLLADMGAYLGLVTSGVPILGAFMFNAIYKFPAYQFNCTNVFTNKTWTDAYRGAGRPEATFAIERLMDELAAEVGVDPLEIREKNWIKHEEFPFTSVCGLEYDSGNYEAATARAKDLFDYDGLRREQQERRDRKDRVQLGIGVSTFTEMCGLAPSRVLGSLSYAAGGWEHAEVRMLPTGKVEVVTGASAHGQGHETAWSQIVADRLGIPFDDIEVLHGDTQVAPRGLDTYGSRSLVVGGQALVMAADRVIEKAKPIAAHMLEASVDDIEFSGGTFKVKGTDNGKAMAEVVWAAFTAHDLPEGTEPTLDAEATFDPSNFSFPHGTHLCATEVDTETGAVKIRSYVSVDDIGNIINPLIVEGQMHGGIVQGIAQALWEEAVYDDQGTLVSGSFVDYTLPTSADTISFVTDNTVSPATSNDLGAKGVGEAGCIASTPAVVNSIVDAVRPLGINDIQMPCTPERVWRAIQSAGSQQADPTTESAQPHFDEEAPNQAPPDPSSSASAEGAGQ; encoded by the coding sequence ATGACCGCCGTCGACGACCGCCCCGCGACCGAGATCGGGTCCTCGCGCAAGCGCAAGGAGGACCAGCGGCTCATCACGGGACGCACCAAGTGGACCGACAACATCCAGCTCCAGGGGATGCTGCACCTGGCCATGGTGCGCAGCCCCTTCGCCCACGCGAAGATCACCGCGATCGACACCTCGGCGGCCGCGGCTGCTCCGGGTGTCTCGGCCGTGATGACCGGCGAGGACGTCAAGGACATCCAGGGCTCGCTGCCCAACGCCTGGCCGATCACCGCCGACCAGAAGGCGCCGCCGCACCCGTCGATCGCGGTCGACCGCGTCGCCTTCGCCGGGGAGATCGTGGCCGTGGTGGTCGCACGCTCGGCCCGCGCCGCCCGTGACGCCGCCGAGCTCGTCGACGTCGACTACGACGAGCTGCCCGCAGCGCTCGACCTCAAGGAGTCGGCCGAGGACACCGTGCTCGCGCACCCCGACCTCGGCACCAACAAGAGCGCCTTCTGGCAGTTCGACTCCGCGGACGCCGGCACCGGAACGGCCGTCGACGACGCCATCGCCACCGCGCGCGACGGCGGCATCGTCATCGAGCGCGAGTACCGCCAGCAGCGCCTCATCCCGGCGTTCATGGAGCCGCGGTCGTTCGTCTGCGACCCCACCGGCGAGCAGATCACCATCTGGTCCTCGACGCAGGTGCCCCACTTCGTCCGCATCTTCACCGCGGCCACGCTCGGCATCCCGGAGAGCAAGGTCCGCGTGATCGCCCCCGACGTGGGCGGCGGCTTCGGCGGCAAGCTCCAGTACACGCCGGAGGAGGTCATCGTCACCCTGGCCGCCCGCAAGACGGGCAAGCCGGTCAAGTACACCGAGACCCGAAGCGAGTCCCTGCTGTCGGCCCACCACGGCCGCGACCAGTGGCAGCGGCTCACCCTCGCCGCCACCAAGGACGGCACCGTCACCGGGCTCAAGGTCGACCTGCTGGCCGACATGGGCGCGTACCTCGGCCTCGTCACCAGCGGTGTGCCGATCCTCGGCGCGTTCATGTTCAACGCGATCTACAAGTTCCCCGCCTACCAGTTCAACTGCACCAACGTCTTCACCAACAAGACGTGGACCGACGCCTACCGCGGCGCCGGGCGCCCGGAGGCGACCTTCGCCATCGAGCGGCTGATGGACGAGCTCGCGGCAGAGGTCGGTGTCGACCCGCTCGAGATCCGCGAGAAGAACTGGATCAAGCACGAGGAGTTCCCGTTCACCTCGGTGTGCGGCCTCGAGTACGACTCCGGCAACTACGAGGCAGCCACCGCCCGCGCCAAGGACCTGTTCGACTACGACGGCCTGCGTCGGGAGCAGCAGGAGCGGCGGGACCGCAAGGACCGCGTCCAGCTCGGCATCGGTGTCTCCACCTTCACGGAGATGTGCGGCCTCGCCCCGTCGCGGGTCCTCGGCAGCCTCTCGTACGCTGCGGGCGGCTGGGAGCACGCCGAGGTCCGGATGCTCCCGACCGGCAAGGTCGAGGTCGTCACCGGCGCCAGCGCCCACGGCCAGGGCCACGAGACCGCCTGGAGCCAGATCGTCGCCGACCGCCTCGGCATCCCGTTCGACGACATCGAGGTCCTGCACGGTGACACGCAGGTCGCCCCTCGTGGTCTGGACACCTACGGCTCACGCTCGCTCGTCGTCGGTGGACAAGCTCTCGTCATGGCCGCCGACCGGGTGATCGAGAAGGCCAAGCCGATCGCGGCCCACATGCTCGAGGCGTCGGTCGACGACATCGAGTTCAGCGGCGGCACGTTCAAGGTCAAGGGCACCGACAACGGCAAGGCGATGGCCGAGGTGGTCTGGGCGGCCTTCACCGCGCACGACCTGCCCGAGGGCACCGAGCCGACGCTCGACGCGGAGGCGACGTTCGACCCGTCGAACTTCTCCTTCCCCCACGGCACGCACCTGTGCGCCACGGAGGTCGACACCGAGACCGGTGCGGTCAAGATCCGCAGCTACGTCTCCGTCGACGACATCGGCAACATCATCAACCCGCTCATCGTCGAGGGGCAGATGCACGGCGGCATCGTGCAGGGCATCGCGCAGGCGTTGTGGGAGGAGGCGGTCTACGACGACCAGGGCACGCTCGTGTCGGGCTCGTTCGTCGACTACACCCTGCCCACGTCGGCCGACACGATCTCGTTCGTCACGGACAACACCGTGAGCCCGGCGACCTCGAACGACCTCGGCGCCAAGGGTGTCGGCGAGGCAGGATGCATCGCCTCCACGCCGGCCGTCGTCAACTCGATCGTCGACGCCGTCCGGCCGCTGGGGATCAACGACATCCAGATGCCGTGCACCCCCGAGCGGGTGTGGCGCGCGATCCAGTCGGCCGGCAGCCAGCAGGCCGACCCGACGACGGAGAGCGCCCAGCCGCACTTCGACGAGGAAGCGCCCAACCAAGCGCCGCCGGACCCCAGTAGCAGCGCCTCCGCGGAAGGAGCAGGTCAGTGA